A DNA window from Ipomoea triloba cultivar NCNSP0323 chromosome 10, ASM357664v1 contains the following coding sequences:
- the LOC116031514 gene encoding uncharacterized protein LOC116031514 → MEYERIHKVQTGIISPSKLRMKLVGAHFQRKKGDGSNSNCNSSRTSPSKVGDSEFVKNSLLASESGDVEEEASRFEAAALKSSGNPMPNGGQGDLDLHQTKENAEFSHVKMHHVSKAEGSNNSSSVHPLKAYEDENLDYDSTSSFEFHKGERSMHHHSIARSFSRPMPSKWNDAEKWIMSRQTMQANQSKKAHYQNQANRIPAMNIVRVAPESTSFESKLAVKRVDFCQPPSQIVPEKFAFSHHGSYPISGQENVPTALIDLCPESNNLPEMDDERLTCTNRSTGDREGIPGIRSVSMRDMGTEMTPIPSQEPSRTATPVGATTPLRSPTSSIPSTPRRGEPTGCPIEHAFDNISQHSSENGKKELSEQELKLKTRKEILSLGMQLGKMNIAAWASKDEKERSSSAAENDDTAAELEQIEFVKRAAAWEDAEKSKHTARFKREEIKIQAWESQQKAKLEAEMRRIEAQVEQMRAQAQAKMVKKVAMARQKSEEKRATAEARKNRQAEKTAAQAEYIRQTGRLPSSSSLSCCGW, encoded by the exons ATGGAGTACGAAAGGATTCACAAAGTTCAG ACTGGTATAATATCACCAAGTAAGCTGAGAATGAAGCTGGTAGGAGCTCACTTTCAGAGGAAGAAGGGGGATGGATCAAATTCAAATTGCAACTCCTCAAGAACTTCACCTTCCAAAGTTGGGGATTCTGAGTTTGTGAAGAACAGCTTGTTGGCCTCTGAGAGTGGAGATGTTGAGGAGGAAG CTTCCAGATTTGAAGCGGCGGCATTGAAATCGTCTGGGAATCCTATGCCAAACGGGGGCCAAGGTGATTTGGATTTACATCAGACAAAAGAGAATGCAGAGTTTAGTCATGTTAAGATGCATCATGTGTCCAAGGCTGAGGGTAGTAATAATTCTAGTTCGGTTCACCCGCTGAAAGCATACGAGGACGAAAATCTTGATTATGACAGCACTTCTAGTTTCGAGTTCCATAAAGGGGAGAGATCAATGCACCACCATTCCATTGCGAGGTCGTTTTCGAGACCTATGCCATCCAAGTGGAACGATGCCGAGAAGTGGATAATGAGCAGGCAAACCATGCAAGCTAATCAATCCAAAAAGGCCCATTATCAAAACCAAGCAAACCGTATACCTGCCATGAACATCGTTAGAGTTGCTCCAGAATCGACCAGCTTCGAGAGTAAATTAGCCGTAAAGAGGGTGGACTTTTGTCAACCACCATCACAGATCGTGCCTGAAAAGTTCGCGTTTTCTCACCACGGGTCTTATCCTATTTCTGGTCAGGAGAATGTACCAACTGCCTTAATCGATCTTTGTCCCGAAAGTAACAATTTGCCAGAGATGGACGATGAGAGGTTAACTTGTACAAATCGTTCAACAGGAGATCGAGAAG GTATACCTGGCATAAGATCGGTTTCAATGAGAGACATGGGAACAGAAATGACTCCGATTCCAAGCCAAGAGCCTTCAAGGACCGCAACACCCGTTGGGGCAACAACCCCGCTTCGCAGCCCAACGTCATCAATACCATCTACTCCTCGAAGAGGAGAGCCAACGGGCTGTCCTATAGAGCATGCTTTCGACAACATTTCTCAGCACTCGTCAGAAAACGGTAAGAAGGAACTATCAGAACAAGAACTGAAGCTCAAGACAAGAAAAGAGATTTTATCCCTCGGTATGCAGCTCGGTAAAATGAACATCGCTGCTTGGGCAAGCAAAGACGAGAAAGAAAGGAGCAGCTCTGCTGCTGAAAACGACGACACAGCAGCAGAACTCGAGCAGATTGAATTTGTTAAACGCGCAGCTGCTTGGGAGGATGCTGAAAAATCGAAGCATACTGCCAG ATTTAAGCGTGAAGAAATAAAAATCCAAGCCTGGGAAAGTCAGCAGAAAGCTAAGCTTGAAGCAGAAATGAGAAGAATCGAG GCACAAGTTGAACAAATGAGAGCACAAGCTCAAGCGAAGATGGTAAAGAAGGTAGCAATGGCAAGacaaaaatcagaagaaaagcGGGCAACAGCTGAAGCCAGAAAAAACCGACAAGCTGAGAAAACCGCTGCTCAGGCAGAATACATTCGTCAAACTGGTCGACTTCCATCCTCATCATCTCTCTCGTGTTGCGGGTGGTAA